CTTTTATAGAATGTTGTACCAGGTCTGCGTCCACATCTAATAACCGGCAGGTATCCTCTATCAACGTGCTCTCGGGAAGATAACAATGGCCGTTGGCAGCGCACTTTGTGAGCACAAATTTGATACCGGCAGCTATCCTGTAGGGGGAATGTTTTTCTATTCCCATGCTCATGGCTATGTTATCCGCTGTTTTAAATCCTATGCCGGTGATCTGTTCTGCCAATCTATAAGGATTTTCTTTTACCACACTGATGCTTTCAGAACCGTAATTTTTGTATATGCGCATTGCGCAATAAGGTGTTATATTATATTTTTGAAGGAAAAGTATCACTTCCCGCACGTCGCTCTGCTCTTCATAGGATTGTGCAATAATTTGCGCCTTTTTTTTGCCTATCCCATCCACCTGCATCAACTTTTCAGGGCTAAATCGCATCACGTCCAATGTATCCTGTCCAAAGCGATGCACCAGCTTTTTTGCCGTCACCGGTCCTATGCCTTTTATTACGCCTGATGATAAAAATTTTTCTATATTATCCACATCATTATCGGATGTAAGTGTCTTGTAATTTTTCACTTTGATCTGTTCTCCATAGTCCGGATGGAAGGTCTGTTCTCCTTCTATTATCAATGTTTCACCCGGATTTATGAATGGCATTATGCCTACTACCGTCCAAAGTTCTCCACTGCAGTTTATATCGGCTACAGTAAAACCGTTTGATTGATTGGCAAATATTATTTCTTCTACTGTACCCTGTATCTTCAATGTTTTTCCTCCAATTGACTTGTTATGGTTTAATTTTATCATATTTATCTGAAAAAAAACTCCTCGATTCATCAGTCGAAGAGTTGTATCATCTGCTATTTTTGTTTTTATACCTCATATAATATTGAAGCACTACCTTGTCCAAAGCCTTGCTATATTCAAGGATTTCTTTTTTGTTCAGGTCATAGTAATTTTTTTCAATCATTTTGTTGAGCTCATTTTTCATAAGATTGATCCTGCGTTTGCAATTTACCTCTTCCATGAGCACTTGTCCTTTCTTGTATAATTAAATTTTTGTACTTAATACACTTTTAAATATATTCTATATAAACAGCTTTTTTCCTTCTTTTTTTATCTCTTTTTCTAGCTTTCTATTATTTTATACTTGAAATGACATTTGCAAGCTCATATATGCTTATGGTGAGTTCATCCAGCTTTTTTTCCACCCTTATAAGCAGGAAGACAGCAACTACTATTGGGAAGCCCAGGTTTGCCACCGAACCCAATACTTGTTCCATCCTCGTTGCCCCCTTTCTCTGTATATTATGGGAAATTTAAGGCCGGGCTTTAAGTCCCGGCCAGTTTGACTTTAGGTTAAAGGTATAGGCTCTCGCTGTATTGTTACCAATTCAGCTGATACCGCTTCAGCGATTCCACCATCTACATTGAACACATTTGTATCGATTATCGTTTGCATTGCCGGCATAACCTCTGCTGATGTAAGATCTTCTTCAGGATCTTCGACGTTTATCCTGAAATTTTTGCCTTCATTTGTTCTAAAGTTCAGCTCAAGTCTTTCGGCCATATATATCACCCCTTTCAAATATTATGTGAACCTTATACGTTTACAAGTTCTGATTGGTCTACCCTTATAATTCCCACCAATCCGTTCTTTTGCAGAGAGGCTACAGCCTGTGCCACATCGAAAAGGTCCTGATCGGCGCTGTCGTGCTTTATCCTGGTCAATGTCTTTGTTCTTATTATTCTTCTGCCATCTCCATCAGTTCCTTTGTCCAGCCTCAATTGCAGCCTTGAATCTGCAGCTCTTGTTTCTAATGCCATCACTATCACCTCCTGTAATATAGAATGTATTTTGAAGGAAAAAAGTTATATATGCTTTTATTAATCTATATTTTCCCTGAGCCGTTTAAGGGCTCTGTCCTTTAGCTTTACTACAGTTTGATAGTGAACACCTTGTTGCATTGCTATGTCTTTTAATTTTTTGTCCCTAAAGAAGTGTTCTATTATTATTTCCCTTTGTTTTGGTGTGAGAGTTTGGAGCATCTGCTCTACCCATAGTGATGTGTCTGTTTGATGAAAGGTTTCTGATTTTTTGTCTTCCAATATCTCGTAATAGTCTGCTGCACCTTCATCAAATACGGGTTGGTCTAAGGATTGGATGTAGCGGTCCTTTCTGCAATAATTTAGCAGGTGGTAGTTTATCATCTTTTTTAGGTAGTAAAGCAGAGGCACTCCCCTATCAGCATCATACTGATCCAGCGCTTCCATTATCGCCAGCCTGCATTCTTGGCACAGCTCTTGATAATCATATCCGGGTCTTGTATATCGTTTTGCGGTGCTTTTTATCAAAGGTTCCAGCTTATCTATAAGCTTTGCTATGTTTTCATTATTTTGCGGCTTTTTCATATGTACCACATCATCACCTCATCACTGTTAATGATGAGGCCGGCCTCTTTTCCTTGTACCCGCCCGGGCATGATTCAATTATAGGTACAGTAAAAGACTAAAACAAATGTGGGCAGAG
This sequence is a window from Clostridia bacterium. Protein-coding genes within it:
- a CDS encoding DUF2922 domain-containing protein, coding for MAERLELNFRTNEGKNFRINVEDPEEDLTSAEVMPAMQTIIDTNVFNVDGGIAEAVSAELVTIQREPIPLT
- a CDS encoding helix-hairpin-helix domain-containing protein, translated to MKIQGTVEEIIFANQSNGFTVADINCSGELWTVVGIMPFINPGETLIIEGEQTFHPDYGEQIKVKNYKTLTSDNDVDNIEKFLSSGVIKGIGPVTAKKLVHRFGQDTLDVMRFSPEKLMQVDGIGKKKAQIIAQSYEEQSDVREVILFLQKYNITPYCAMRIYKNYGSESISVVKENPYRLAEQITGIGFKTADNIAMSMGIEKHSPYRIAAGIKFVLTKCAANGHCYLPESTLIEDTCRLLDVDADLVQHSIK
- a CDS encoding sigma-70 family RNA polymerase sigma factor, whose translation is MKKPQNNENIAKLIDKLEPLIKSTAKRYTRPGYDYQELCQECRLAIMEALDQYDADRGVPLLYYLKKMINYHLLNYCRKDRYIQSLDQPVFDEGAADYYEILEDKKSETFHQTDTSLWVEQMLQTLTPKQREIIIEHFFRDKKLKDIAMQQGVHYQTVVKLKDRALKRLRENID
- a CDS encoding DUF1659 domain-containing protein, coding for MALETRAADSRLQLRLDKGTDGDGRRIIRTKTLTRIKHDSADQDLFDVAQAVASLQKNGLVGIIRVDQSELVNV
- a CDS encoding Spo0E family sporulation regulatory protein-aspartic acid phosphatase is translated as MEEVNCKRRINLMKNELNKMIEKNYYDLNKKEILEYSKALDKVVLQYYMRYKNKNSR
- a CDS encoding YvrJ family protein, producing MEQVLGSVANLGFPIVVAVFLLIRVEKKLDELTISIYELANVISSIK